One Sphingomonas endolithica DNA segment encodes these proteins:
- a CDS encoding PEPxxWA-CTERM sorting domain-containing protein, producing the protein MAFFSRTKLVVVASLLSSIGSAATAATTLDFDTLRNKDTTSYTYVKGAYKEDGFTINASSCQGTAKDGCFAAVQPFKSMDTTGASLFTQFVSPTVTLTRDNGSAFLFKSIDFSEYFDNGAYQPFSTNVNFAFAFLDGTVGTAVRNFSTDGKYLATTFNFDLAPLRSLSWTPVTGSGVQFDNIVLEDVAAVPEPATWAMMIFGFGLIGFAMRRRVKASEVNFTNKVRAIAAA; encoded by the coding sequence ATGGCATTCTTTTCGCGTACCAAGCTGGTGGTAGTAGCCAGCCTGTTGTCCTCCATCGGGTCCGCTGCCACCGCCGCAACAACCCTCGATTTCGATACGTTGCGCAACAAGGACACGACCAGCTACACCTACGTAAAGGGCGCTTACAAGGAAGACGGTTTTACCATAAATGCATCTAGCTGCCAGGGTACGGCTAAGGATGGGTGCTTTGCAGCGGTGCAGCCGTTTAAGAGCATGGACACGACCGGCGCGTCGCTGTTCACGCAGTTTGTATCGCCGACGGTGACGCTGACGCGCGACAATGGGTCGGCATTCCTGTTTAAGTCTATCGACTTTTCGGAATATTTCGACAACGGTGCATATCAGCCGTTTTCGACCAATGTGAATTTCGCCTTCGCCTTCTTGGATGGGACGGTTGGCACGGCGGTTCGCAACTTCAGCACCGACGGCAAGTATTTGGCCACGACCTTCAACTTCGACCTTGCGCCGCTCAGATCGTTGAGCTGGACCCCTGTGACGGGCAGCGGCGTGCAGTTCGACAATATCGTGCTGGAAGACGTCGCGGCCGTTCCCGAGCCCGCTACCTGGGCGATGATGATCTTCGGCTTCGGCCTTATTGGCTTCGCCATGCGTCGTCGAGTGAAGGCCTCCGAGGTGAACTTCACCAACAAGGTGCGCGCGATCGCCGCCGCGTAA
- a CDS encoding DUF1996 domain-containing protein translates to MTVTPIASNFTTAPLIVPGYGTPKSMAPDVVGAFRFICSPAQLNYDDPILYPGQKGASPHLHQWYGNTGGNYASTYASLRTSGDSTCSDMLNRSAYWIPALMNAAGKVIVPDYMSIYYKRRPDSDPECLRMAAKGCVGLPTGLRVVSGYDMKRMGQAQPENMTFHFRCISPGKPSDHRGTFAEAVTDCGGAGQIMAAINFGSCWNGQLDSADHRSHVAHTSYGDWGYEKCPTTHPYVLPELTQGIVYTIEKSDGEAWFSSDRMSGMNMAGGSTFHADYMEGWDPPTRAIWERECIGKMRDCSDGVLGDGTMLKRGLLPVLASPRLIDALAR, encoded by the coding sequence ATGACAGTCACTCCGATCGCAAGTAATTTCACTACGGCACCGTTGATTGTGCCGGGGTACGGCACGCCCAAGAGCATGGCACCCGACGTGGTTGGTGCGTTCCGCTTCATCTGTTCGCCGGCGCAGCTGAACTATGACGATCCGATCCTCTATCCAGGCCAGAAGGGGGCGTCGCCGCATCTCCACCAATGGTATGGGAACACAGGCGGCAACTATGCGTCGACCTACGCCAGCCTGCGCACGAGCGGCGACAGCACCTGTTCGGATATGCTCAACCGATCGGCATATTGGATCCCGGCGTTGATGAATGCGGCGGGCAAGGTGATCGTGCCCGATTACATGTCGATCTATTACAAGCGCCGCCCGGACAGCGACCCAGAGTGCCTCCGCATGGCAGCCAAGGGCTGCGTTGGCCTGCCGACTGGCCTGCGCGTTGTCTCAGGTTATGACATGAAGCGGATGGGGCAGGCTCAGCCGGAGAACATGACGTTCCACTTCCGGTGCATCTCGCCTGGCAAGCCATCGGATCACCGCGGTACGTTCGCCGAGGCTGTCACCGACTGTGGTGGTGCGGGCCAGATCATGGCCGCGATCAACTTCGGCTCGTGCTGGAACGGCCAACTCGACAGCGCCGATCACCGCTCTCATGTCGCACATACAAGCTACGGCGATTGGGGCTATGAAAAATGCCCGACGACCCATCCGTACGTGCTCCCCGAGTTGACGCAGGGAATCGTCTACACGATCGAGAAGAGCGACGGCGAGGCTTGGTTCTCCTCTGACCGCATGAGCGGCATGAACATGGCCGGGGGCTCGACCTTCCACGCCGACTACATGGAGGGCTGGGATCCGCCAACGCGTGCCATCTGGGAGCGCGAGTGCATCGGTAAGATGCGCGACTGTTCGGATGGCGTGCTCGGCGATGGCACCATGCTCAAGCGCGGACTACTGCCAGTGCTGGCGTCGCCGCGACTGATAGATGCGCTAGCTCGATAA
- a CDS encoding PilZ domain-containing protein: MSFVAKLYDDDRLAERYPVMLDGTLRSPQAAPQDVIIDDLSAGGFRTGVAMGLVVGDVITLGIFGVGLRPARVMRESDGSYGCQFLTPLSAEELAAALAGLTPPEPVLLHQQAAANPIEGLDGREAERLLSPRLRILSIATAAIVPWGIAGLLWKIL, from the coding sequence ATGTCTTTCGTTGCCAAGCTCTATGATGACGATCGACTGGCCGAACGCTATCCGGTTATGCTCGACGGTACATTGCGCAGTCCGCAGGCAGCGCCGCAGGACGTCATAATTGATGACCTATCCGCCGGCGGCTTCCGTACTGGCGTTGCAATGGGCCTTGTCGTCGGTGACGTTATCACTCTCGGGATCTTTGGCGTCGGTCTACGCCCCGCACGCGTGATGCGTGAAAGCGATGGCAGTTACGGTTGCCAGTTTCTCACGCCGCTCAGTGCCGAGGAACTCGCGGCAGCTCTGGCAGGCCTGACCCCGCCGGAGCCAGTCTTGCTTCATCAGCAGGCCGCAGCCAATCCCATCGAGGGGCTGGACGGACGAGAAGCCGAACGGTTGTTATCGCCACGTCTGCGCATTCTTTCCATAGCGACGGCGGCGATCGTTCCTTGGGGTATCGCGGGGCTGCTTTGGAAAATCCTGTGA
- a CDS encoding FxDxF family PEP-CTERM protein, with amino-acid sequence MRKLAMMGVAIATLAVAQSASAATTVDSCGSGSSCVINFDGISGTFGNANVTNTPFVDRYLFDLGAGLLSFTLTTAFTGADGSPQDIDFNLVRINAPGAGGFTNVPLAPGTDEFYSIRNLSVAAGQYALRLGGSGASNINASYSGTLNFSPAAVPEPATWAMMILGMGAVGFAMRRRRAVKTTVSYA; translated from the coding sequence ATGAGGAAGCTTGCGATGATGGGCGTGGCGATCGCCACGCTGGCTGTAGCGCAGAGCGCGTCGGCAGCTACGACAGTTGACTCGTGCGGCAGCGGATCGTCGTGCGTCATCAACTTCGATGGCATTTCTGGTACGTTCGGCAATGCGAACGTCACCAATACGCCTTTCGTGGATCGTTATCTTTTTGACCTCGGCGCTGGACTTCTCAGCTTCACGCTGACGACCGCTTTCACAGGCGCCGATGGTAGCCCGCAAGACATCGATTTCAACCTGGTCCGGATCAACGCTCCGGGCGCAGGCGGCTTCACCAATGTTCCGCTTGCACCAGGGACGGACGAATTTTACTCGATCCGCAACCTGTCCGTTGCGGCTGGCCAATACGCTCTTCGTCTGGGCGGCAGCGGCGCCAGCAATATCAATGCGTCGTATTCTGGTACGCTGAACTTCTCCCCAGCAGCGGTTCCCGAGCCAGCGACTTGGGCCATGATGATCCTCGGCATGGGCGCGGTCGGCTTTGCAATGCGCCGCCGCCGTGCGGTCAAGACAACTGTCAGCTACGCATAA
- a CDS encoding PilZ domain-containing protein yields MGVQPQTNDPRGSSALDERRAERFPARVVAEIRGERLPPGEVKLVDVSVLGCRVEADHNVTVGSFVTLIFQGFAGFDGWIAWRRESSYGIDFAHPLPSAVVHRIVETCRVPAHAAG; encoded by the coding sequence ATGGGAGTACAGCCGCAAACCAACGACCCAAGGGGCTCGTCTGCGCTCGACGAACGCAGGGCCGAACGATTTCCTGCCCGGGTCGTGGCCGAAATCCGAGGCGAACGCCTGCCGCCGGGTGAAGTAAAGCTTGTGGATGTGAGCGTTCTGGGATGCAGGGTCGAGGCAGATCATAACGTTACGGTGGGTTCGTTCGTGACGTTGATCTTCCAAGGTTTCGCGGGCTTTGACGGTTGGATCGCGTGGCGGCGGGAAAGCAGTTATGGCATCGACTTCGCGCATCCATTGCCTTCCGCTGTGGTACATCGAATCGTTGAGACATGTCGCGTGCCTGCGCACGCTGCCGGATGA
- a CDS encoding response regulator: MTTPKVLLIEDDAMNRLVLRDMFAVAGLQIDEAAGGAEGLQLIEQNSYDLLLIDLRMPGIDGFSVMEAVRSRPDDKCTTPIIVVSGEAGPELRSSCMKAGANDLITKPVAMQVLFESIGAVFAKRANPETSFY, encoded by the coding sequence ATGACCACGCCGAAAGTGCTACTGATAGAGGACGATGCAATGAACCGGTTGGTATTGCGCGACATGTTTGCTGTGGCAGGTCTGCAGATCGATGAGGCAGCGGGCGGTGCTGAAGGGCTGCAACTGATAGAACAAAATTCGTATGATCTGCTACTTATAGATCTAAGAATGCCAGGCATAGATGGGTTCAGCGTTATGGAGGCTGTGCGGAGCCGGCCTGACGATAAATGCACGACTCCGATCATCGTCGTCAGTGGTGAGGCGGGACCGGAACTCAGGTCTAGCTGCATGAAGGCAGGCGCGAACGATCTGATTACCAAGCCCGTAGCCATGCAGGTGTTATTCGAAAGCATAGGTGCTGTTTTCGCCAAGAGAGCGAACCCGGAAACCAGCTTCTATTGA
- a CDS encoding GGDEF domain-containing protein, with amino-acid sequence MNDTHGHSAGDEILVAFARLAHSVLRHGHVLARWGGEEFIVIFPNTTEAGAVEALQRLQTARAPGIITAGGPVPVRFSAGVASFKAIEDLQTIVRRADNALYRVKAGGRNRIEIEIDKLRAEDWQI; translated from the coding sequence ATCAACGATACCCATGGGCACAGTGCCGGGGATGAGATCCTTGTTGCGTTCGCACGGCTCGCGCACAGCGTCCTACGCCACGGTCACGTGCTCGCACGTTGGGGCGGTGAGGAGTTCATCGTTATCTTTCCAAACACGACAGAAGCGGGGGCCGTCGAGGCGCTGCAAAGGCTTCAGACCGCACGGGCGCCCGGCATTATTACGGCGGGCGGCCCTGTTCCTGTAAGATTCAGCGCGGGCGTGGCCTCCTTCAAGGCCATCGAAGACCTGCAAACGATTGTTCGCCGTGCAGATAACGCGCTTTACCGAGTAAAGGCCGGCGGCCGCAATCGGATCGAGATAGAAATTGATAAACTTAGGGCTGAAGATTGGCAGATTTAA
- a CDS encoding PEPxxWA-CTERM sorting domain-containing protein: MLKMIATALTGLMISAAPVYAAPAVDGVVNDSEYGAPTATVATNPAASQSNFNMPGNSATAGYNIYLNDLNDTLFGAVMQTGGNSAGPFANLYFDIDPVTGSGGSELGIEVNNRRGFIAGTSNFFDLSSAITFATTSTAGLTTTEFSIANSVFRDFIAGAAAQGYFGAGGYAPQNVRLNLSQSLSYSVAGGTSYGPNGLGTFSVAAATGAVPEPATWAMMILGMGAVGLAMRRRMKASEANFTKKVRAISAA, from the coding sequence ATGTTGAAGATGATTGCGACTGCCTTAACGGGCCTGATGATTAGCGCGGCGCCTGTATACGCCGCACCAGCAGTCGATGGCGTTGTGAACGACAGCGAGTATGGTGCTCCGACCGCGACCGTGGCAACCAACCCTGCTGCATCACAGTCAAATTTCAATATGCCGGGCAACTCGGCTACAGCCGGCTACAACATCTACCTGAACGATCTGAACGACACGCTTTTTGGTGCCGTCATGCAGACGGGTGGCAATTCCGCCGGACCTTTCGCTAACTTGTATTTCGACATCGATCCGGTAACGGGATCGGGCGGTTCCGAGCTCGGCATTGAAGTGAATAACCGGCGAGGGTTTATTGCTGGGACCTCGAACTTCTTCGACTTGTCGTCAGCAATTACGTTCGCAACCACATCGACGGCGGGATTGACGACGACTGAGTTCTCCATCGCTAACAGCGTCTTCCGCGACTTCATCGCAGGAGCCGCAGCGCAGGGGTACTTTGGCGCCGGTGGATACGCCCCCCAGAATGTTCGACTGAACCTCTCGCAGAGCCTTAGCTACAGCGTCGCTGGTGGAACGTCGTATGGACCGAACGGTCTCGGTACCTTTAGCGTAGCGGCCGCGACGGGAGCTGTACCCGAGCCTGCCACTTGGGCCATGATGATCCTTGGCATGGGGGCAGTCGGTCTTGCGATGCGTCGCCGCATGAAGGCTTCCGAGGCGAACTTCACCAAGAAGGTGCGCGCGATCTCTGCCGCATAA
- a CDS encoding recombinase family protein, which translates to MPGVCARRGKRRLPCHVGRCSGCTVTQRRGVAVSARRAISYARVSTARQGASGLALEAQRGAVQAYAAASGQSIITEGVEGESGRRDERPQLAAAFAACRLHRATLVIAKLDRLARDVRFIAGIVDCGLDFVACDMPHAKSADVAPDGGHGGARG; encoded by the coding sequence GTGCCAGGGGTATGTGCAAGGCGTGGTAAGAGACGGTTACCTTGCCACGTCGGTCGATGCAGCGGGTGCACCGTCACTCAACGCAGAGGCGTCGCTGTGAGCGCTCGCCGTGCGATCAGCTACGCTCGCGTCTCAACGGCCCGGCAGGGCGCCTCCGGCTTAGCGCTAGAGGCGCAACGCGGTGCGGTTCAGGCGTACGCTGCAGCGAGCGGGCAGTCCATCATAACTGAGGGTGTCGAGGGTGAGTCCGGCAGGCGCGACGAGCGACCCCAGCTGGCGGCGGCCTTTGCAGCTTGCCGATTGCATCGCGCCACCCTGGTAATTGCCAAGCTGGACCGCTTGGCACGCGACGTCCGCTTTATTGCCGGCATCGTAGACTGCGGTCTGGACTTTGTCGCATGTGACATGCCCCACGCCAAATCGGCTGACGTTGCACCTGATGGCGGCCATGGCGGAGCACGAGGCTGA
- a CDS encoding sensor histidine kinase gives MTTELPTGHEWNPEHLRLAIDGAGVALWAWNVDTDLLKMDDRGFELWGISWSDKVTFEELSAHIHPADRDRVRAAFAATRAILGDYETDFRIMVGDEVRWISARGKGDDAGIVGRTMFGIFLDVTGRKQAEEGNELLAGEMSHRVKNLLAIASGLTTITSRSATTIEEMAQDLTGRLAALGRAHDLVRPLATGQGEAALLGDLLSILLAPYDELGAFKGRIRVAVERTGVGETAATGLALVIHELATNSMKYGSLSDATGTLDITSTSEPDQIILTWLERGGPPVSPPDGPDGYGSKLIRRSVASQLGGSIEYDWSKNGLIVSLRIKRTRLAL, from the coding sequence GTGACGACTGAATTGCCTACGGGACATGAGTGGAACCCGGAGCACCTACGCCTGGCGATCGATGGGGCGGGCGTCGCCCTTTGGGCGTGGAATGTCGACACGGACCTGCTGAAAATGGATGATCGCGGCTTTGAGCTTTGGGGAATATCCTGGAGCGACAAGGTGACGTTCGAAGAACTGTCGGCCCACATTCATCCAGCAGATCGTGACCGTGTTCGCGCAGCATTTGCGGCGACGCGAGCTATCCTTGGCGACTACGAGACTGACTTCCGCATTATGGTTGGTGACGAAGTTCGCTGGATCTCGGCGCGCGGAAAAGGCGATGACGCTGGTATCGTTGGGCGCACGATGTTCGGCATTTTCCTGGACGTCACCGGTCGCAAGCAAGCCGAGGAGGGCAACGAGCTGCTCGCTGGCGAAATGAGTCACCGCGTCAAAAATTTGCTCGCGATAGCCTCTGGCTTAACCACCATCACCTCACGATCGGCAACGACCATTGAGGAGATGGCGCAGGACCTGACCGGGCGTCTGGCCGCGCTTGGGCGCGCGCACGATCTGGTCAGGCCGCTGGCGACGGGCCAAGGCGAGGCCGCCTTGCTCGGCGACTTATTGTCGATTCTACTAGCTCCTTATGACGAACTTGGTGCGTTCAAGGGGCGAATAAGGGTCGCGGTTGAGCGGACCGGCGTGGGCGAGACTGCTGCAACAGGACTCGCGCTCGTGATCCATGAACTTGCTACGAATTCGATGAAGTATGGATCTCTGTCTGACGCGACAGGCACGCTCGACATCACTAGCACGTCCGAACCCGATCAGATCATCCTGACTTGGTTGGAACGCGGCGGCCCGCCAGTCTCGCCGCCCGACGGACCGGACGGCTATGGCAGCAAGTTGATCAGACGCAGCGTTGCCAGCCAGCTCGGCGGATCAATCGAGTATGATTGGTCGAAAAACGGACTGATCGTAAGCCTTCGCATCAAGCGCACCCGTTTGGCTCTATGA
- a CDS encoding response regulator, producing the protein MAEIPQRAVILVVEDEPFIRMVAVDLLAEEGRVILEAGSAQEALEVIAAEGRIDLLFTDINMPGELDGLDLAGIAYSRQPDLKVVVTSGATQLADGDIPDHGVFMSKPYSAGNLARVVKAKLAAAS; encoded by the coding sequence ATGGCTGAAATTCCTCAACGTGCTGTCATTCTTGTTGTGGAAGATGAGCCCTTCATCCGGATGGTTGCGGTTGATCTGCTTGCTGAGGAGGGAAGAGTTATCCTCGAAGCTGGCAGCGCCCAAGAGGCGCTAGAGGTAATTGCGGCTGAGGGGCGGATCGACCTGCTATTCACCGACATCAACATGCCCGGTGAGCTCGACGGCCTCGATCTCGCCGGGATCGCCTACAGCCGACAACCGGACCTGAAAGTCGTCGTCACCTCAGGCGCCACCCAATTAGCAGACGGCGACATCCCGGACCACGGAGTGTTTATGTCAAAGCCATATTCCGCGGGTAACCTGGCGCGCGTCGTTAAGGCAAAGCTCGCTGCCGCCAGTTAG
- a CDS encoding DUF6894 family protein yields the protein MPIYNINVRTESHIAASSEIERDDLTALRLEMARFVGELLKDHAELIWADEDWRVDVTDNAGLILYVMHISATDTAATMRPQTQPGL from the coding sequence ATGCCGATATACAACATCAATGTAAGAACCGAGTCGCACATCGCGGCCTCTTCGGAGATCGAACGAGATGACCTCACGGCGCTCCGTCTCGAGATGGCGCGCTTTGTAGGCGAGCTACTCAAAGACCACGCTGAGCTTATCTGGGCTGATGAGGACTGGCGTGTCGACGTAACCGACAACGCGGGGCTCATACTCTACGTGATGCACATCAGCGCCACCGACACTGCCGCCACGATGAGGCCTCAGACGCAACCGGGTTTGTAA
- a CDS encoding Crp/Fnr family transcriptional regulator: MDVTGEAKASLQPFVDRLTIRSILNEEERQAILALPTQEVLLRSRLDYLHVNEETSHAALVVSGMIARFGQTSDGARQLTAFHLPGDMADLLSAVRPIGIGGMNALCETVILRVPHAAIRALAARYPSIAEALWRDCMLDAAILMEWVVNVGRRNAQTRIAHIFCEMAIRAGHNRKAVQEYAFPVTQEQLGDAASLTGVHVNRTLRALRDVVTLINGTVRIHDWAKLTRVGDFDATYLTADTGPDQQKRLPAAA, encoded by the coding sequence ATGGATGTGACTGGTGAAGCTAAGGCAAGCCTACAGCCGTTCGTGGACCGCCTCACCATACGTTCGATCCTGAACGAAGAAGAGCGGCAGGCTATCTTGGCCTTGCCTACCCAAGAGGTGCTCCTTCGTTCCAGGCTCGACTATTTGCACGTCAATGAGGAAACCAGCCACGCCGCCCTTGTAGTATCGGGCATGATCGCACGCTTCGGACAGACGTCAGATGGCGCTCGGCAGCTCACCGCCTTTCATCTGCCCGGTGACATGGCCGACCTACTCTCGGCCGTCCGACCCATAGGGATTGGCGGGATGAACGCGCTTTGCGAGACAGTAATCTTGCGAGTGCCGCATGCTGCTATTCGGGCGTTGGCTGCTCGCTATCCATCGATTGCCGAAGCGCTGTGGCGAGATTGCATGCTCGATGCCGCAATTCTGATGGAGTGGGTCGTCAATGTGGGTCGCCGCAACGCGCAAACCCGAATCGCTCACATATTCTGCGAGATGGCGATACGAGCCGGCCACAACCGCAAGGCGGTGCAGGAATATGCCTTCCCCGTCACACAAGAGCAGCTTGGTGATGCCGCCTCGCTCACCGGAGTACACGTAAACCGTACGCTCAGAGCGCTTAGGGATGTTGTGACGTTGATCAATGGAACGGTGCGCATACACGATTGGGCGAAATTGACCCGCGTCGGCGACTTCGACGCTACTTATCTCACTGCCGATACTGGACCTGACCAGCAGAAGCGGCTGCCGGCGGCTGCATAG
- a CDS encoding DUF6894 family protein produces MSLFYLNLRTTTDFIGGEDGIELPSLAAAVATAAVSARDIMSEAVQDGDLQLGETIEIHDAQGRFLSAVHFCDVLKIRLGAREIVARA; encoded by the coding sequence GTGTCCCTCTTCTATTTGAACCTGAGAACTACCACGGACTTCATTGGTGGCGAGGATGGTATCGAGCTCCCCAGTCTTGCCGCCGCCGTAGCCACCGCTGCCGTTTCGGCGCGGGATATAATGAGCGAAGCTGTTCAAGACGGCGATCTTCAGCTTGGCGAGACCATTGAGATACACGATGCGCAAGGTCGCTTCCTCTCTGCCGTGCACTTCTGTGATGTGCTGAAGATCCGGCTGGGCGCGCGAGAGATCGTAGCGAGGGCCTGA
- a CDS encoding putative bifunctional diguanylate cyclase/phosphodiesterase, giving the protein MKRYLGRGKLIKPLELVACIVTAVALGVLFDRIDAFERLAEFMAQHDAWQLDEIFFVLFFGGIGALILAIRRASDLAREMGKREVAEARALSLARHDPLTGLANRRVLHEDLPALLEEARKATTQCAVFMIDLDHFKPINDVYGHDTGDAVLVEVASRLQRAAGTGLVARVGGDEFVLAILHEPGTDAPARIAAQVIRALTTPYDVGGRMLQLGASVGIARAPVDATLGDDLLRVADVAMYDAKRAGKGTHRFFHAAMDERLRERAVLEADLREAIAAGDITPYFQPVISLADQRIVGFEALARWHHPTRGTIAPDDFIPLAEDLGLIDALSHRILRQGCIAARDWHTDTTLSINISPVQLKDSWLAARLLAILQETGFAPQRLIVEVTENAIIDDIEHAATVFASLQNVGIRIALDDFGKGYSSLSHLRQLKFNHLKIDSSFVRTMDTAESRKIVSAVAGLGKALGMPVTAEGVETGEVADALRALGCENAQGFLFGRPAPAVEAAHMLESEPQAEDRRQLKLASPAPQDRFESRLPIPAVAEVARVG; this is encoded by the coding sequence GTGAAGAGGTATCTCGGGCGAGGTAAGCTGATCAAGCCGCTGGAGCTGGTGGCCTGCATAGTCACGGCCGTTGCGCTTGGCGTGCTGTTCGACAGGATAGATGCCTTCGAACGGTTAGCCGAGTTCATGGCGCAGCACGACGCCTGGCAGCTGGACGAGATCTTCTTCGTGCTGTTCTTCGGCGGCATCGGTGCGCTTATTCTCGCCATCCGGCGCGCGTCTGATCTGGCACGCGAGATGGGCAAGCGGGAGGTTGCAGAGGCCCGGGCGCTGTCGCTGGCGCGGCACGATCCGCTGACCGGCTTGGCTAATCGTCGCGTGTTGCACGAGGATCTTCCCGCCCTGTTGGAGGAGGCGCGCAAAGCAACCACGCAGTGTGCGGTGTTCATGATCGATCTAGATCATTTCAAGCCGATCAACGACGTCTACGGGCACGATACCGGCGATGCTGTGTTGGTCGAGGTCGCGTCTCGGCTGCAGCGCGCGGCAGGTACGGGACTGGTAGCGAGAGTGGGCGGCGACGAGTTCGTGCTGGCGATCCTGCACGAACCCGGCACCGACGCTCCGGCGCGGATCGCAGCACAGGTAATCCGCGCCTTGACCACGCCGTATGATGTTGGTGGCCGCATGCTCCAGCTGGGAGCTTCCGTAGGGATCGCGCGCGCACCCGTCGACGCGACGCTGGGTGACGACCTTCTGCGCGTGGCGGATGTCGCGATGTACGACGCCAAGCGTGCCGGAAAGGGTACTCACCGATTTTTCCATGCCGCCATGGACGAACGGCTACGCGAGCGCGCGGTGCTAGAGGCTGATTTACGCGAGGCGATCGCAGCGGGCGACATCACGCCATATTTCCAGCCGGTCATCTCGCTTGCAGACCAGCGGATTGTCGGTTTCGAGGCATTAGCGCGATGGCATCATCCAACGCGCGGCACCATTGCCCCGGACGACTTCATCCCGCTGGCCGAGGATCTGGGGCTGATCGACGCGCTGTCGCATCGCATCCTGCGCCAAGGCTGCATCGCGGCGCGTGACTGGCATACCGACACGACGCTATCGATCAACATTTCGCCGGTCCAACTCAAGGATAGCTGGCTTGCCGCCCGGCTGCTGGCGATCCTGCAGGAGACAGGCTTCGCGCCGCAGCGGTTGATCGTAGAGGTCACCGAGAATGCGATTATTGATGACATCGAGCACGCTGCCACGGTGTTCGCGTCGTTACAAAATGTCGGCATCCGCATCGCCCTGGATGATTTCGGCAAGGGATATTCAAGCCTGTCGCATCTGCGCCAGCTTAAGTTCAACCATTTGAAGATCGACAGCTCGTTCGTGCGAACGATGGATACCGCGGAAAGCCGCAAGATCGTCAGCGCAGTGGCAGGACTAGGCAAGGCGCTAGGCATGCCGGTGACTGCCGAAGGTGTTGAGACCGGCGAGGTGGCAGACGCGCTGCGGGCGCTGGGATGCGAGAACGCACAAGGCTTCCTGTTCGGGCGACCCGCGCCGGCGGTCGAGGCGGCGCACATGCTCGAAAGTGAGCCCCAAGCAGAGGACCGGCGCCAGCTCAAGCTCGCCAGCCCGGCTCCTCAGGACCGGTTTGAAAGTCGTCTACCCATACCAGCTGTCGCGGAAGTTGCACGTGTCGGTTAG
- a CDS encoding carbonic anhydrase: MPAVSPQPIAQPAAQPAPDEALQRLIAGNAAFVADAPHAPDISRQRRLELAQGQQPFATLIGCSDSRVGPEQLFGVGLGDLFIVRSAGNNVDTAGMGSIEYSVMALKVPLIVVLGHEKCGAVAAATDVVTKDVRFPGSIGRMIEPILPAVIAAERAGEDGDLVERAVEENVRRMVERLQTYSEPMLLEPQSRGELMVVGAVYELATGKVRWL, encoded by the coding sequence ATGCCAGCTGTATCGCCCCAGCCAATTGCACAGCCCGCAGCTCAACCCGCGCCCGATGAGGCTTTGCAGCGGCTGATCGCCGGTAATGCCGCCTTCGTCGCCGACGCGCCTCACGCCCCGGACATCTCGCGCCAGCGGCGCCTGGAGTTAGCACAGGGCCAGCAGCCTTTCGCCACGCTCATAGGGTGCTCGGATTCGCGGGTCGGTCCGGAACAGCTTTTCGGCGTAGGTCTCGGCGACCTGTTCATCGTCCGGAGTGCCGGTAACAATGTCGACACAGCTGGAATGGGCTCGATCGAGTATTCGGTCATGGCGCTTAAGGTCCCGCTGATCGTCGTTTTGGGTCACGAGAAGTGCGGTGCCGTTGCGGCCGCGACTGATGTCGTCACGAAGGACGTGCGGTTTCCCGGCAGCATCGGCAGAATGATCGAGCCGATCTTGCCTGCGGTAATCGCAGCTGAGCGTGCGGGCGAGGATGGTGATCTGGTTGAGCGAGCCGTGGAGGAGAATGTCCGGCGAATGGTCGAGCGACTTCAGACCTATTCCGAGCCTATGCTGCTTGAGCCGCAGAGCCGCGGCGAACTGATGGTCGTTGGTGCAGTCTATGAGCTGGCCACTGGTAAGGTGCGCTGGTTGTGA